AAACACCTCGAAAAAATACGTTGAGGCGTACGAGCTACTCACTGGGAAAAAATTCGCGTGGCAATAAGCTTGGGCGGGAAAGAAGTTTGAGTGGAACTAAACAAATAAAATTATTTTAGATTAGGTGATTTCTATGGTGCGAGTTCAAATCATGCTTGGCTCTGATTCTGACATGGAGCATGCGAAAAGGGCATTGGAGCAGCTGGATGCGCTTGGAGTGGATGCTGACATTGTTGTGGCATCTGCGCACCGCAACCCTGACAAGGCAATCTCGGTGATTAATACTTGCGGGGCTGAAGTGTTCATTGCAATGGCCGGCCTGTCTGCAGCACTCCCGGGTTTTGTGGCATCCAAGACAACAAAACCGGTTATCGGAGTGCCGCTCAACGTGAAGCTTGAAGGTCTTGACGCACTTTTGTCTGCAATGCAGATGCCAACCGGAATACCTGTGGCAACAGTTGCGATTGACGGGGCTAAAAACGCAGGCATTTTGGCTGCGCAGATAATCGCGCTATCTGACAAGGAAGTTGCAAAAAAACTTGCGGAGCTTAGGGCGGCAGGAAGAAAATAAGTGCCGGTAGAAGTTAAGCTTGCCTTTTCAGGGCAAAATTTTGGGTGCTCCTTACGCTTGAAAATACATTCATCCATGTTCCTGGCATAGGGGCAAAAACCGAATCCAAGCTTTGGCGCTTTGGAATGAATTGTTGGGATGATTTTTTATCTCGCGGCAAGAACCTTTCAATGCCGTCAACAATGAAGGAACATATCTTCAAGCATATATTTGAGTCAAGCGAGGCGCTTGATTCTGGAAATTTTCCATACTTTTCTTCATGCCTCCCAAGCGACTCCACATGGCGTGCCCTGCCGGAGTTTGAGGGCAAAATCGGCTACCTTGACATTGAGACAACGGGCCTGTCCTGGC
The Candidatus Parvarchaeota archaeon DNA segment above includes these coding regions:
- the purE gene encoding 5-(carboxyamino)imidazole ribonucleotide mutase, yielding MVRVQIMLGSDSDMEHAKRALEQLDALGVDADIVVASAHRNPDKAISVINTCGAEVFIAMAGLSAALPGFVASKTTKPVIGVPLNVKLEGLDALLSAMQMPTGIPVATVAIDGAKNAGILAAQIIALSDKEVAKKLAELRAAGRK